CGTGACCTGCATCTGATGATGATTCAGGTCAAATAATTGTTCGTTGGTTTCGGCGTCATAGATGACTGTGCCGACCGGGACGCGCAGTGTGATATCGACTGCAGCGGCGCCGTATTGGTCTGAGCCGCGGCCGTTTTCGCCATTCTTGCCGCGATGCAGGCGGGCATAGCGAAAGTCAATCAGGGTGTTGATATTTCTGTCGGCAATCGCGTAAATGCTGCCGCCTCGTCCGCCATCGCCGCCATCGGGGCCGCCCTTGGGGATGAATTTTTCGCGACGAAAACTCGCCGCCCCGTTGCCGCCCTTGCCGGCAATGACTTCGATCGTCGCTTCGTCAACGAATTTCATGATGGATTCCTGTGGCCTGTAATAATAAATGGAGTCGCCGTGTAAGTGCTTTTATTATCATTCACGCGGGCAGGTCTGATCATATCAGAGTGCGTCGCGGAATAAAAAATGCCGTTCACCTGGCGACAAGTGAACGGCACTGCATGATGTCCGGGGAAAGGTTTAGTCTACCTTTGTTACGGAAACGGTATGCTTGTTGAGTGCGCCTTTATGTGAAAAGGAAACACTGCCGTCTACCAGTGCGTACAGAGTGTGGTCTTTACCGATACCAACGTTGGTTCCCGGGTGAAAACGTGTGCCACGCTGACGAACAATGATTGAACCGGCTGGAATAACTTCACCGCCAAAGGCTTTTACGCCCAGTCGTTTGGATTCCGAGTCGCGGCCGTTGCGGGTTGAGCCGCCGCCCTTTTTCTGTGCCATGTTTAAGCTCCTGTTGTGCTGTTAACGAACGGATCAAGCAGAGATTGCTTCGATGACGATTTGGGTGTAATTCTGGCGATGGCCTGGTGCCGCTGATAATGCTTGCGACGGCGCATTTTGAAAATTTTCACCTTGTCGTGACGTCCATGTGCAAGAACTTTGGCTTTAACCACAGCGCCTTCGACAAGGGGAGCACCCACTTTGAGTGTTTCACCTTCGCCTACTGACAGAACCTGGTCTAGCGAGATTTCTTGCCCGATGTCTGCTGGTATCTGTTCTACCTTGAGTTTTTGACCTTCGGCAACACGATACTGCTTGCCTCCGGTTTTTATGACCGCGTACATATGGGTTAACCTCTAAAAATAAATTGGAATTAGCATATTTAAACGCTAAGCCCATCATTCTACTGCGAAAACTCATAAAAAGTCAAAAGAATCAATCGCTTGTTTCAGGAAAACCTGTCAGGGAGGGGGCGAAACCGGAAAAAATGTGGTATTTGTGCCGACACAAGTCAACGACAAGGCCATCACAATACTGCGTCGACCCAATCGTCGGCGACCACAAAGCCGCGGTGCACCTCCGTGTATACTTGGCCTGAAGCGGTCGGCAGCGGTTGCCCGGTCGCGGGTACAGTTGCGCCAGATGCCGGCGCCGCAGTAGCCATTGCCTGTGCGCTGACGGCGCTTAAGGGGGCAGCGACGCCCGAGGGCGCCAGTGCGACGATCAATAGTCCGGGTCGCGGTCCGGTGACGGCCGCGCCTGAACCGAACCACGATTCAAGTTGTGCCAGAAGGGCCGCTGCCTCAAGTGTGTCGGCGACATCGGCCTGTTGCGGCGAGAGCCATTGCATGCGCGATAGAATGCGCCAGCGCAGTTCACCGGCCCCTGCGTCTGTCCTGATCGACCGTGCGAGGCGCTGCGCAAAATCGGCTTGCGTCAGCCACCAGCCCCTTGAATGCTGCGGGTTGAGCATTGCCCGGGTGGTCGGTTCGGCCAGGACGTAATCGTCCCAGCGCTCGCCCTGCAAGGGGTAGAACAGCCAGCCCTTCATATAGGCTGCGGCGCTATCGACGCAGACGCCCAATTGCTGTGTGACCTCAGGCAGGCCGGACAGCGGCAGTTGCTGATCACGCAATTTCGTGGTTTTGCGGGCCAGCGTATCGCGCTGTTGCAGGCCTATCAAACGATCGGCGTCCGGGGTCCGGCTGCCTGCGGCACATAAAGATAATATTTGACGGCCAGTTCCCAGTGCCACACCTTGTGGTTGCTTTGATCGCGCCAGATGTAGTCCAGCTCGCCAATGGTTTGCCGGGCGCCGCCTTGGCGCTGGGTAGCGGTGATATGGATAGGTGTATGGTGCGCAGCAGTTCAATGCTGGCGGCGTGCTGCAGGGCGGTACGCAACAGGGCTTCGGCATAGAGCCCAAGCCGGCGATACGGTGCACTGAAGTCGCTGGTCAGGGTCGTGGACGCATTGTCTTGCTGGCCTTCGTGCGCCAGCCAGCGGTCAATCTCGCACAGCGCAGTGGCTGGCCAGCTTGCCAGTGGCAGACCGGCAGCCGGCGCCAGCAGATCCGGCGCATGCGTCAACCAGTGAAGATCATGCCAGGCCTGGCTGCGCAGCCGCAAGCCAGGTGTTATCTCAGGAACGGTAGTCGGCGTTGATGCTGACGTACTCATGTGAGAAGTCGCAACTGTATACCGTTTCCGATATATTGCCGCGACCCAGTGCTACCCGCACCAGAATCTCGGGTTGCTGCATGACGCGCTGGCCATCTTCTTCCAGATAGTCAGGGTTACGGCCGCCCCCAGTGGCAACCAGCACATCGTCAAGCCACAAGCGCAGGGCTGTTACATTCAGGTCATCAACACCGGCGTAACCAATGGCGGCCAGAATGCGGCCCAGGTTCGGATCGGATGCGTAGAAAGCGGTTTTGACCAGCGGGGAGTGTGCAATCGCGTAGGCAATTTTCAGCGCAGTCTGGCTGCTTTCTGCCTCTTCGACCTGGATGGTGATGAATTTGGTGGCGCCTTCGGCATCACGTACGATTTTTTGGGCCAGCTCGCGGGCAACTTCAATCAACTCAGCCTTGATGGTCTGGTAATGCGGACTTTGCGTGTCCTGTACCTGTATGCCGCTTTGACCGGTGGCAATTACGATGAATGAATCGTTGGTGGAGGTGTCGCCGTCTACCGTGATACGGTTAAAAGAACGGTTGGCAATATCCTTGACCAGTTCCTTGAGCAGCGCCGGAGCGATTTCCGCGTCGGTTGCGACAAAACCCAGCATGGTGGCCATATTCGGGCGGATCATGCCGGCACCTTTGCTGATGCCGGTAATGCTCACTTTACGCCATCCAGTGTCAGCTGCCTGGAGCAGATCTTGGCAGGGTATCGGTGGTCATGATGCTGTGTGCAGCCTTGAGCCAGGCATTTTTTTCCAGGGACCGGATGCATTGAGGCAATGCTGCCGTAATTTTGTCGACCGGAAGTGGTTCAAGAATCACGCCTGTAGAAAAAGGCAGGATTTCTTCTTCCAGCAAGCCCAGTTCCTTGGACAGCACACGGCAGGTCTCAAAGGCGCGTTCCAGACCATCGGCGCCGGTGCCGGCATTGGCATTGCCGGTATTGATAACCAGGGCACGCATGGCATTGCTCTTGGCCAGGCGAGATTCGCAGATCTGCACCGGGGCCGCTCTGAAACGATTGCGCGTGAAAACGCCGGCTACAGAGGTGCCTGGCGTGAATTTGAATAATGTGAGGTCATCACGGCCGGGCTTTTTGATCCCGGCTTGTGCAATGCCAATTTCAACCCCTGCTACCGGATAAATAGCTGATTCGTCAGGTATATTTAAGTTTACAGCCATACAGCTTCAACACCTTTAACATATTATGGATAACCCTGAGTGTAGCGTCTTTTTTATTTCACATTGAGAAAACCGGGATATCTGGAAAAAAATTCTTACACGGCCTGTTATAGCGTTTCTCCGGCGCAAGGCCATGGCAGCAGATGCTGCCGGGCATCGGCACCGGATCGATAGCGCAGGGCGCACAGGCGATCGGGTGCCGGTTATTATTACAGTAGTGCGAATGCGCGGCCGGCGGCGTCCAGTGTTTTTTCCAGAATCTCGTCGCTATGCATGGCCGAGACAAAACCGGCTTCAAACGCCGATGGCGCCAGATGAACGCCATTGTCCAGCATGCCATGGAAAAAGACCTTGAAGGCCTCATGGTTGATGTCGGACACCTCTGCGAAGGTAGTGGGAACGGTTTCGCGGAAATACAGGCCGAACATGCCGCCCACCGAGTCGGCGCAGAAGGCGACGCCTGCGGCACGGGCCTTGTCCTGCAGGCCGGCAACCAGTTTGGCAGATTGTGTCTGCAGGTGCTCATAGAAGCCGGGGCGCGACAGTATTTCAAGTGTGATAAGGCCGGCGGCAACGGACACAGGATTGCCCGAAAGCGTGCCCGCCTGATAAACCGGCCCCAGCGGTGCAATCTGGTCCATGATGTCGGCGCGACCGCCAAAGGCGCCTACGGGCATGCCCCCGCCAATGACTTTTGCCAGCGTGGTCAGATCGGGCGTGACGCCCGACAGGCCCTGTACACCTTGTGGGCCGGCGCGAAAGCCCGTCATCACTTCGTCGAAAATCAGCAGTGCGCCATATTCGGAGCACAATGCGCGCAGGCCGGCCAGGAACCCTTCTACCGGCTTGATCAAGTTCATATTACCGGCTATCGGTTCAACAATAATGCAGGCAATATCGGCACCGAATTCGGCAAATGCGGCCTTGACTGCGTCCAGATCGTTATAGTCCAGCACCAATGTATGCGCAACGAATTCTGCAGGGACGCCGGCAGAGGTCGGGTTGCCGAAGGTCAGCAGGCCCGAGCCGGCTTTGACCAGCAGGCTATCGGCATGGCCATGGTAACAGCCTTCGAATTTGATGATCTTATTGCGGCCAGTGGCGCCACGGGCCAGGCGGATGGCACTCATGGTGGCTTCTGTACCTGAACTGACCAGACGGACCTTTTCAATGGACGGGATGCGCGCAATAATCGCTTCGGCCAGCAAAGATTCGGCCTCGGTCGGCGCACCGAAAGACAGGCCTGATTCTGCTGCCCGCTGCACGGCCTGAACCACTTCGGGATGCGCATGGCCGACAATGGCCGGCCCCCAGGACCCCAGGTAATCAATATACTGTTTGCCATCGGCATCCCAGATATAAGCGTCTTTTGCCTTGCTGATGAAGCGGGGCGTGCCGCCTACCGAGCGGAATGCTCGCACCGGCGAATTGACACCACCAGGAATGGATTGAAGGGCGCGTTTAAAGAGAACTTCGTTCTGGGACATAATGAATTTTTTATCTGAAAATAAGTGAAAAGAGGCCGGTTCAGTCAGGGCTTGTTGCGGGCACGTAGCCGGCGGCGCTGCTGACATGACCGGGCGGGGAAAAGCAATTATGACGACGGCGACGGGCGCGGGTCAAACAGCGAGGCGTAGTAGGCGGCGGCTTTGCGGATGTCCGGCTCACCGAATAAACCGGTGATGACTGCGATACTATCGGCGCCGGCTTCTACCGCCAGATGGGCATTTTGCCTGTTGATTCCGCCAATCCCCACCAGTGCCGGCATGCGCTGGGTACCTGAC
Above is a window of Advenella kashmirensis WT001 DNA encoding:
- the rpmA gene encoding 50S ribosomal protein L27, whose amino-acid sequence is MAQKKGGGSTRNGRDSESKRLGVKAFGGEVIPAGSIIVRQRGTRFHPGTNVGIGKDHTLYALVDGSVSFSHKGALNKHTVSVTKVD
- a CDS encoding DUF1853 family protein — encoded protein: MIGLQQRDTLARKTTKLRDQQLPLSGLPEVTQQLGVCVDSAAAYMKGWLFYPLQGERWDDYVLAEPTTRAMLNPQHSRGWWLTQADFAQRLARSIRTDAGAGELRWRILSRMQWLSPQQADVADTLEAAALLAQLESWFGSGAAVTGPRPGLLIVALAPSGVAAPLSAVSAQAMATAAPASGATVPATGQPLPTASGQVYTEVHRGFVVADDWVDAVL
- a CDS encoding DUF1853 family protein, with the translated sequence MHITATQRQGGARQTIGELDYIWRDQSNHKVWHWELAVKYYLYVPQAAGPRTPIV
- the hemL gene encoding glutamate-1-semialdehyde 2,1-aminomutase, yielding MSQNEVLFKRALQSIPGGVNSPVRAFRSVGGTPRFISKAKDAYIWDADGKQYIDYLGSWGPAIVGHAHPEVVQAVQRAAESGLSFGAPTEAESLLAEAIIARIPSIEKVRLVSSGTEATMSAIRLARGATGRNKIIKFEGCYHGHADSLLVKAGSGLLTFGNPTSAGVPAEFVAHTLVLDYNDLDAVKAAFAEFGADIACIIVEPIAGNMNLIKPVEGFLAGLRALCSEYGALLIFDEVMTGFRAGPQGVQGLSGVTPDLTTLAKVIGGGMPVGAFGGRADIMDQIAPLGPVYQAGTLSGNPVSVAAGLITLEILSRPGFYEHLQTQSAKLVAGLQDKARAAGVAFCADSVGGMFGLYFRETVPTTFAEVSDINHEAFKVFFHGMLDNGVHLAPSAFEAGFVSAMHSDEILEKTLDAAGRAFALL